In Deinococcus sp. QL22, the following are encoded in one genomic region:
- the tuf gene encoding elongation factor Tu yields the protein MAKGTFERTKPHVNVGTIGHVDHGKTTLTAAITFTAASADPSIETQRYDQIDKAPEEKARGITINTAHVEYNTAARHYSHVDCPGHADYVKNMITGAAQMDGAILVVSSADGPMPQTREHILLAKQVGVPHIVVFMNKVDMVDDEELLELVEMEVRELLSKYEFPGDDLPVIKGSALQALDALVANPKMERGTNKWVDYIWELLDAVDSYIPTPERDTDKAFLMPVEDVFTITGRGTVATGRVERGIVKVQDDVEIIGLRDTKKTTVTGIEMHRKLLDSGMAGDNVGVLLRGVARDDVERGQVLAKPGSIKPHTKFEASVYILSKDEGGRHSAFFGGYRPQFYFRTTDVTGVVELAEGVEMVMPGDNVTFVVELIKPIAMEEGLRFAIREGGRTVGAGVVAKVLE from the coding sequence ATGGCAAAGGGAACGTTTGAGCGCACGAAGCCCCACGTGAACGTGGGCACGATTGGACACGTCGACCACGGCAAAACCACGCTGACGGCGGCGATCACCTTCACGGCAGCGTCGGCTGATCCGAGCATCGAGACCCAGCGCTACGACCAGATCGACAAGGCCCCCGAAGAAAAGGCCCGTGGCATCACTATCAACACCGCCCACGTCGAGTACAACACCGCGGCGCGCCACTACAGCCACGTCGACTGCCCCGGGCACGCCGACTACGTCAAAAACATGATCACGGGCGCGGCGCAGATGGACGGCGCGATCCTGGTCGTCAGCTCCGCTGACGGCCCGATGCCCCAGACCCGCGAGCACATCCTGCTGGCCAAGCAAGTCGGTGTGCCCCACATCGTCGTGTTCATGAACAAGGTCGATATGGTCGACGACGAAGAGTTGCTCGAACTCGTGGAAATGGAAGTGCGCGAGCTGCTCTCCAAGTACGAGTTCCCTGGCGACGACCTGCCCGTGATCAAAGGCAGCGCCCTGCAGGCGCTCGACGCCCTGGTCGCCAACCCCAAGATGGAGCGCGGCACCAACAAATGGGTCGACTACATCTGGGAACTCCTGGACGCGGTGGACAGCTACATCCCCACCCCTGAGCGCGACACCGACAAAGCCTTCCTGATGCCCGTCGAAGACGTGTTTACCATCACCGGACGCGGCACTGTCGCCACCGGCCGTGTGGAGCGCGGGATCGTCAAGGTTCAGGACGATGTCGAAATCATCGGCCTGCGCGACACCAAGAAGACCACGGTTACCGGTATCGAAATGCACCGCAAGTTGCTCGACTCCGGCATGGCCGGCGACAACGTCGGCGTGTTGCTGCGTGGTGTGGCCCGGGATGACGTCGAGCGCGGTCAAGTGTTGGCCAAGCCCGGCAGCATCAAGCCCCACACCAAGTTCGAAGCCAGCGTCTACATCCTGTCCAAGGATGAAGGGGGCCGTCACAGCGCGTTCTTCGGTGGCTACCGCCCCCAGTTCTACTTCCGCACCACGGACGTGACCGGTGTGGTGGAACTCGCCGAAGGCGTGGAAATGGTGATGCCCGGCGATAACGTGACCTTCGTGGTCGAACTGATCAAGCCCATCGCCATGGAAGAAGGCCTGCGCTTCGCCATCCGCGAAGGTGGACGTACCGTCGGTGCCGGCGTCGTCGCTAAGGTTCTGGAGTAA
- a CDS encoding ABC transporter ATP-binding protein has product MHTRQYVIGLLAVIVANSVNLLPYYFIRLTIDGLTGQSDTNPDTAGITLATAGLYALGIVLAALTAGGFMLLMRRMIVVASRQTEYEIRRDLFAHLQTLDKHYYDRAKTGDLMNRLTGDLSAVREMLGFGAWQIVNIVSGFITAFAVMFGLSWQLTLIVIAVLPIIVGVLFYLARQISKRHRLAQEQNSLIAAKAQENFSGARVVKGYAIEDREIADYRAMNLELLRRNIDLTKVEGPLRSFASLLIGLAFGLILLVGGRLILSPTNDGTFTVGMFVQFVGTLERLAWPMLMVGWITGVTQRGLASWLRLREMLDARPLVNDDRNRTNTRIRDLLGDVAFDNVSLNYGNARVLENINLTIPAGTFLGITGPTGSGKTLLAQLITRSMDPTSGVVRMDGQDVRIVPLNTLRDAISIVPQEPFLFSDTIANNIGFGLGNRDLPRVPTGISVVGAPPTPDIPQMPDPARVRNAARLAGLDGDIEGFPAGYDTMLGERGVTLSGGQRQRTAIARALVREPRILILDDSLSAVDTETERKILDGLREVSAGRTVIVIAHRVSTLRHADQIVVLEAGRVVEQGTHEGLLAAGGHYAELERLQSLATDLDSDDDAIATPDEAANLLETGQMSASSLSKVEVPQTTAVPTKEQVTK; this is encoded by the coding sequence ATGCATACGCGGCAGTACGTCATCGGCTTGCTGGCCGTTATCGTTGCCAATAGCGTCAATCTCTTGCCCTACTACTTTATTCGCCTCACCATCGACGGTCTGACCGGGCAAAGTGACACCAACCCCGACACGGCGGGCATCACACTGGCGACGGCGGGCCTGTACGCACTGGGCATCGTGCTCGCAGCCCTGACTGCGGGCGGCTTTATGCTGCTGATGCGCCGCATGATCGTGGTGGCCTCGCGCCAGACCGAGTACGAGATCCGGCGCGACCTGTTTGCCCACCTGCAAACGCTGGACAAGCACTACTACGACCGCGCCAAAACGGGCGACCTGATGAACCGCCTGACCGGCGACCTGAGCGCCGTGCGCGAGATGTTGGGCTTCGGTGCGTGGCAGATCGTGAACATCGTGTCGGGCTTTATTACTGCCTTCGCGGTGATGTTCGGCCTGAGCTGGCAACTGACCCTGATCGTGATCGCCGTGTTGCCCATCATCGTAGGGGTGCTGTTTTATCTGGCTCGCCAGATCAGCAAGCGGCACCGACTGGCGCAGGAGCAAAACAGTCTGATCGCTGCCAAGGCACAGGAAAACTTCAGCGGGGCGCGGGTGGTCAAGGGGTACGCCATTGAAGACCGCGAGATCGCCGACTACAGGGCCATGAACCTGGAGTTGCTGCGCCGCAACATCGACCTGACCAAGGTGGAAGGCCCGCTCCGTTCCTTTGCCAGCCTGCTGATCGGGCTGGCCTTCGGATTGATTCTGCTGGTGGGGGGCCGCCTGATCCTGAGTCCGACCAACGACGGCACCTTCACGGTGGGCATGTTCGTGCAGTTCGTGGGCACGCTGGAGCGCCTCGCGTGGCCCATGCTGATGGTGGGCTGGATCACCGGGGTCACGCAGCGCGGGCTGGCCTCGTGGCTGCGTCTGCGCGAGATGCTGGACGCCCGCCCGCTGGTAAACGATGACCGCAACCGTACCAACACCCGAATCCGCGACCTGTTGGGCGACGTGGCTTTCGACAACGTAAGCCTGAACTACGGCAACGCCCGCGTGCTGGAGAACATCAATTTGACCATTCCCGCCGGAACCTTTCTGGGCATCACCGGCCCCACTGGAAGCGGCAAAACCCTGCTGGCGCAACTGATCACCCGCTCAATGGATCCGACTTCGGGTGTGGTCAGGATGGACGGCCAAGACGTGCGGATTGTTCCCCTGAATACCCTGCGCGACGCCATCAGCATCGTGCCGCAGGAACCCTTCCTGTTCAGCGACACCATTGCCAACAACATCGGCTTTGGCCTCGGCAACCGCGACCTGCCCCGCGTGCCCACCGGAATCAGCGTGGTGGGCGCGCCCCCGACCCCCGATATTCCCCAGATGCCCGACCCCGCCCGCGTGCGGAATGCGGCGCGGTTGGCCGGGCTGGACGGCGACATAGAGGGCTTTCCGGCGGGCTACGACACTATGTTGGGTGAACGCGGCGTCACGCTGTCGGGCGGCCAACGCCAGCGCACCGCCATTGCCCGTGCGTTGGTGCGCGAGCCGCGCATTCTGATTCTGGACGACTCCTTGAGTGCCGTAGACACCGAAACCGAACGCAAGATTCTGGACGGCCTGCGTGAAGTCAGCGCCGGGCGCACCGTAATTGTCATTGCCCACCGCGTCAGCACTCTGCGCCACGCTGACCAGATCGTGGTGCTGGAAGCGGGCCGCGTCGTGGAGCAGGGCACGCACGAAGGGCTGTTGGCAGCGGGCGGCCACTACGCCGAACTGGAACGCCTGCAAAGCCTCGCCACCGATCTGGACAGCGACGACGACGCCATCGCCACGCCCGACGAGGCCGCCAACCTGCTGGAAACGGGCCAGATGTCAGCTTCCAGTCTGTCTAAAGTAGAAGTCCCCCAAACCACCGCAGTACCAACCAAAGAGCAGGTGACCAAATGA
- a CDS encoding acylphosphatase — translation MRLTALVTGTVQGVGYRRFVQRYARDLKLQGYAENLTDGQVEVIAEGDQADLDRLLHWLHRGPPHARVREVQTQYSEATGLRDFHVY, via the coding sequence ATGCGCCTAACCGCTCTTGTCACCGGAACCGTTCAGGGCGTGGGCTACCGCCGTTTTGTGCAGCGATACGCCCGCGACCTCAAGCTTCAAGGCTACGCCGAAAACCTGACCGACGGACAGGTAGAAGTGATTGCAGAAGGCGACCAGGCCGACCTTGACCGCCTGCTGCACTGGCTTCACCGGGGGCCGCCCCATGCCAGAGTGCGTGAAGTCCAGACCCAATACAGCGAGGCCACCGGGCTACGGGATTTCCACGTGTACTAG
- a CDS encoding PIN/TRAM domain-containing protein: MLAFRLLIIGLGLLAGWVIGMVLSGRSVGEGLALVNTLSLMMAGALTGFLLAPRGEKLAGRWLSALGRWYEKLSPRTVAAATFGLIVALLLSVLLGNLLRGLPFYSWIWNVGVTLVLAAFFVSFATQHAEAFGAFAFPSVRRKPGSKILDTNVIIDGRVLELARAGFLEGELVVPSFILRELQVLADNADPQKRTRGKRGLSVLEELREIQPIRVEDWDDAALTTVDDKLIRLARDTGGKLLTNDGNLRKIAKLHGLEVLSIHEAAVALKPQVQTGDHLTVTITKGGQQQGQGVAYMDDGTMVVVEDGMKYRGKPTRVQVINNVQTNVGRMIFARAEKDGNGDAA, from the coding sequence ATGCTGGCGTTTCGTTTGTTGATTATAGGATTGGGCCTGCTGGCGGGGTGGGTCATAGGAATGGTGCTGTCTGGCCGCAGCGTGGGCGAAGGATTGGCATTGGTCAATACCCTGAGCCTGATGATGGCTGGCGCACTGACGGGCTTTTTGCTCGCGCCGCGCGGGGAAAAGCTGGCCGGGCGCTGGCTTTCGGCGCTGGGCCGCTGGTACGAAAAGCTCTCGCCGCGCACCGTGGCCGCTGCCACTTTCGGCCTGATTGTGGCCCTGCTGCTGAGCGTGCTGTTGGGCAACTTGCTGCGGGGTCTGCCCTTTTACAGTTGGATCTGGAATGTGGGCGTGACGCTGGTGCTGGCGGCCTTCTTCGTTTCTTTTGCCACCCAGCACGCCGAAGCCTTCGGAGCCTTTGCCTTCCCCTCGGTGCGCCGCAAGCCGGGCAGCAAAATCCTGGATACCAACGTGATCATCGACGGGCGCGTTTTGGAACTGGCCCGCGCCGGATTTCTGGAGGGCGAGCTGGTGGTGCCAAGCTTTATTCTGCGCGAACTGCAAGTGCTGGCCGACAACGCCGACCCCCAAAAGCGCACGCGGGGCAAACGCGGCCTGAGCGTGTTGGAGGAACTCCGCGAGATTCAGCCGATCCGGGTCGAGGACTGGGACGACGCCGCGCTGACCACCGTGGACGACAAGCTGATTCGGCTGGCCCGCGACACAGGTGGCAAACTGCTGACCAACGATGGCAACCTCCGCAAAATTGCCAAGCTGCACGGCCTGGAAGTCCTGAGTATCCATGAGGCGGCAGTGGCCCTCAAGCCCCAGGTGCAGACCGGAGACCACCTGACCGTGACCATCACCAAGGGCGGCCAGCAGCAGGGCCAAGGCGTGGCTTACATGGACGACGGCACGATGGTGGTCGTGGAAGACGGCATGAAATACCGGGGCAAGCCCACCCGCGTGCAGGTCATCAACAATGTGCAGACCAACGTGGGCCGCATGATTTTTGCGCGGGCGGAGAAAGACGGGAACGGGGACGCAGCTTAA
- a CDS encoding ABC transporter ATP-binding protein, which produces MTAPDQSGDAFQKGFDAQLTRRIFVYLKPYVPLVVAGVVLALLIAVAQPMFALIQRHAIDTYLVPFERDRTLTTETLYRGLMVAALGYMALKVVEFCLTYAFTLAIGYLGQNVLRDIRGDVFTKLQRLHLAYFDQNPVGRLITRVTSDVDAINQFITGGLVSLIQSTFLIVAYVIIMLRVNWQLALISFTVLPILYFATNFFRARLRDAFRMTRTQQAIVNTKLNENITGMLTVQLFGRENRSALDFDQSNRSLLTANVNSVKWFSLFMPVVAVLGQVAVALVLYFASRNILGNNVAGSVAAGAFTIGTLYAFVQWTQQLFQPIQDLADVFNNLQAAMASSERIFGVLDTEEEVADKPDAKALNNFEGSVSFEGVWFSYDQTVTADTPATDDRWILRGIDLHIQPGESVALVGATGAGKTSVTALVSRFYDVQRGAVKVDGEDVRDLAQYDLRRHVGVVLQDVFLFAGTIEGNLTLNSPDISHERVVEACQYVGVHDYILSLPEGYQTEVRERGATLSTGQKQLLAFARALIQNPDILLVLDEATANVDTETELRIQHALQKVMLGRTSIIIAHRLSTIEGCDRIVVMRKGRIVEQGSHRELLQKGGYYARLHRLQYAQGDAAD; this is translated from the coding sequence ATGACCGCCCCCGACCAATCCGGCGACGCCTTCCAAAAGGGCTTCGATGCCCAACTGACGCGCCGAATCTTCGTGTATCTGAAGCCGTATGTGCCGCTGGTGGTGGCGGGCGTGGTGTTGGCCCTGCTGATCGCGGTGGCCCAACCCATGTTCGCCCTGATTCAGCGCCACGCCATCGACACCTACCTCGTGCCCTTCGAGCGTGACCGGACGCTGACCACTGAGACCCTCTACCGGGGTCTGATGGTGGCCGCGCTGGGCTATATGGCCCTGAAAGTGGTGGAATTCTGCCTCACCTACGCCTTTACGCTCGCTATCGGCTACCTCGGCCAGAATGTGCTGCGCGATATCCGGGGCGACGTGTTCACCAAATTGCAGCGCCTGCATCTGGCCTACTTCGACCAGAACCCGGTGGGCCGCCTGATTACCCGCGTCACCAGCGATGTGGACGCCATCAATCAGTTCATTACGGGCGGGTTGGTCAGCCTGATCCAGAGTACGTTCCTGATCGTGGCCTACGTGATTATCATGCTGCGCGTGAACTGGCAACTGGCCCTGATCTCGTTCACAGTGCTGCCCATCCTGTACTTTGCCACCAACTTCTTCCGGGCCAGACTCCGCGACGCCTTCCGCATGACCCGCACCCAGCAGGCCATCGTGAACACCAAGCTGAACGAGAACATCACTGGGATGCTGACGGTGCAGCTCTTTGGCCGCGAGAACCGCTCGGCGCTGGATTTCGACCAGTCCAACCGTTCCCTCCTGACCGCCAACGTGAATTCGGTCAAGTGGTTTTCGCTGTTCATGCCTGTGGTGGCCGTGCTGGGGCAGGTGGCGGTGGCGCTGGTGCTGTATTTCGCCTCGCGCAACATTTTGGGCAACAACGTGGCGGGTAGCGTGGCCGCCGGAGCCTTCACCATCGGCACGCTCTACGCTTTTGTGCAGTGGACGCAGCAACTGTTCCAGCCGATTCAGGACTTGGCCGATGTGTTCAACAACCTGCAAGCGGCGATGGCCTCCAGCGAACGCATTTTTGGCGTGCTGGACACCGAGGAAGAGGTGGCCGACAAGCCGGACGCCAAAGCCCTGAACAACTTCGAGGGCAGCGTGTCCTTCGAGGGCGTGTGGTTCTCCTACGACCAGACCGTGACCGCCGATACACCCGCCACCGATGACCGCTGGATCTTGCGCGGTATCGACCTGCACATTCAGCCCGGCGAAAGCGTGGCGCTGGTGGGGGCCACAGGCGCGGGCAAAACCAGTGTCACGGCCCTGGTCAGCCGCTTTTACGACGTGCAGCGCGGCGCAGTGAAAGTAGACGGCGAAGACGTGCGCGACCTGGCCCAGTACGATCTGCGGCGGCATGTGGGCGTGGTATTGCAGGACGTGTTCCTGTTTGCCGGAACCATCGAGGGCAACCTGACCCTCAACAGCCCCGATATTTCGCATGAGCGCGTGGTGGAAGCCTGCCAGTACGTGGGCGTTCACGACTACATCCTGAGTTTGCCGGAAGGCTACCAGACCGAAGTGCGCGAGCGCGGCGCGACCCTCAGCACCGGGCAAAAGCAACTGCTGGCCTTCGCCCGCGCCCTGATCCAGAACCCCGACATCCTGCTGGTACTGGACGAGGCCACCGCCAACGTGGATACCGAAACCGAACTCCGCATCCAGCACGCACTTCAAAAGGTCATGCTGGGCCGAACCTCTATCATCATTGCCCACCGCCTCAGCACCATCGAGGGCTGTGACCGGATCGTGGTGATGAGAAAGGGCCGCATTGTGGAGCAGGGCAGCCACCGCGAGTTGTTGCAAAAGGGTGGCTACTACGCCCGCCTGCACCGCCTTCAGTACGCGCAGGGCGACGCGGCAGACTGA